The Jiangella sp. DSM 45060 genome contains the following window.
CGGCTGCTGGCCAACCGCGACAACGACCCGGCGACGCGGCGGATCCTGCGCAACGTCGACATCCTCATCGTCCCGTCGAACAACCCCGACGGCGCTCACTACAGCTTCTTCGACCGGGCCGGCCAGCGGCGGAACATGACCAACCACTGCCCGCTGACGGGGTCGGCGGACGCGTTGGCCCGCGGCAACTGGGGCGTCGATCTCAACCGCAACTACCGGGTCGGGTCGGCGGTCGACGGCTACGCGGGCGCCTCGTTCTCGTGCACCAGCGACACCTTCATGGGCCCGGACAAGCTGTCCGAGCCGGAGACGCAGAACGTCGTCTGGCTGGCCGACACCTTCGACAACCTCAAGTTCTTCATGACGGTGCACAGTTACGGCGGGCAGCTGTTCTGGCAGCCGGGCGCGTACATGGCCGACGGACGGGTCACGACGCCGCGGCCGCCGCTGCGCGACGAGACGTACTACTGGGAGATGGCCGAGGAGATCCTGTCCAACGTCAAGGGCCTGCGCGACACCGTCGTCCAGCCCGGCAACGTCGGCGGCTCGTCCGACGTCCTGTACTCGTCGGCCGGCAACGTCCGCGAGGACCTCTACTTCAACTACGGGATCTACGCGTTCGGCTGGGAGGTCGGCGGCGTCCAGTGGAACCCGGAGACCGGGGACTGGGACTCCGGCGGCGGCTTCCAGCCCCCGTGGCCCGAGGCGCACCAGCAGTACCAGGAGTACGCCAGCGGCGTGATCGAGATGTTCGAGATCGCCGCCGACTACGCCGCGGACAACCGGCCCGCGACGACCCGCCTGGTGCAGGAGCGCCAGCCCGACGGCACGGTGCACGTGACGTTCCAGCCCAGCGAGCCGGCGTCGGTGCACTACACGACCGACGGCAGCACGCCCACGACGGACTCGCCGATCTACGAGGCCGCCGCCATGCGCGAGCCCGGCGAGGTCATCGAGGTGTCCGCGACGACGACGTTCCGCTGGATCTCCGTCGACGTCAAGGGCCAGATCGAGAACCACAAGAGGTTCACGGTGCGCGTGAGATAGGCACCCAGGGCGACCACAAGGGTGTGGGTGTGCGGGACGCCGGCAGGGGTAGGCTGCGGGCGTCCGAGCGAGGAACGAGCGAGGCGGGCGGGGCCGGCGTTCCGCACACCCACACCTCCCCGCCTATCCTGGGTGACGACATGAACGCGCGCACGTACGAGGTACGCACCTACGGGTGCCAGATGAACGTCCACGACTCCGAGCGGCTGGCCGGGCTGCTGGAGGACGCGGGCTATGTCCGCGCGGGCGACGGTGCGGCGGCCGATGTCGTCGTGCTGAACACGTGCGCGGTCCGCGAGAACGCCGACAACAAGCTGTACGGCAACCTCGGCCACCTGGCGTCGGTCAAGTCCGCCCGCGACGGCATGCAGATCGCCGTCGGCGGGTGCCTGGCGCAGAAGGACCGCTCCGAGATCACCCGCCGTGCGCCGTGGGTCGACGTCGTGTTCGGCACCCACAACGTCGGCTCCCTCCCGGCCCTCCTCGACCGCGCGAGGGTCGAGCAGGAGGCGCAGGTCGAGATCGTCGAGGCGCTCGAGACGTTCCCGTCCGACCTCCCGTCGCGGCGCGAGAGTCCGTACGCGGCGTGGGTCGCCATCAGCGTGGGCTGCAACAACACCTGTACGTTCTGCATCGTCCCGGCGTTGCGCGGGCGCGAGCGCGACCGCCGGCCGGGCGACGTCCTGGCCGAGGTACAGGCGCTGGTCGCCGAGGGCGTCATCGAGGTCACGCTGCTCGGCCAGAACGTCAACGCGTACGGCGTCGAGTTCGGCGACCGGTACGCGTTCGGCAAGCTGCTGCGCACCGTCGGCGCCGTCGACGGGCTCGAGCGGGTCCGGTTCACCAGCCCGCACCCGCGCGACTTCACCGACGACGTCATCGCGGCGATGGCCGAGACGCCCACGGTGATGCCGCAGCTGCACATGCCGCTGCAGTCCGGGTCCGACCGCGTGCTGCGGGCCATGCGCCGTTCGTACCGGCAGGAGCGCTACCTCGGCATCGTCGAGAAGGTGCGCCGGGCCATGCCGCACGCGGCCATCACCACCGACATCATCGTCGGTTTCCCGGGCGAGACCGACGCCGACTTCGAGGACACCCTGCACGTGGTCCGCGAGGCCCGGTTCGCGTCGGCGTTCACGTTCCAGTACTCCAAGCGCCCCGGCACGCCGGCCGCCACCATGGACGACCAGGTACCGCCCGAGGTGGTGCGCGAGCGCTACCAGCGGCTGGCCGAGCTGGTGGAAGAAGTCGCCTGGGCCGAGTCCCTTGCGTTTGTCAGCCGCGACGTCGAGGTGCTGGTCGCCGAGGGCGAGGGCCGCAAGGACGGCGCCACGCACCGGCTGTCCGGCCGGGCCCGCGACAACCGCCTGGTGCACTTCTCCATCCCCGACGGCGCCGCCTCGCCGCGACCGGGCGACATGGTGACGGTGCAGGTCAGCTACGCCGCGCCGCACCACCTCGTCGCCGACGGGCCCACGTACGAGCTGCGCCGCACCCGCGCCGGCGACGCCTACGAGCGGGCCACGACGGCGCCGGCGGCGGCCGCGCCCGGCGTGCTGCTCGGCATGCCGACGGTGGGCGCCCCGGCCCCGCTGCCCGTCGCCGACACCGCGCCCGCCTGCGGCCACGCCTGAGTACCCGGCGCCCCTGCTCGCCGCCCCGACGCGCCACCGCCCCTTGGCACGTCGCCGTGCACCCTTGGCACGCTGGCGTGCACCTATCGCGCCGGAAATGCGCGGTTTGTGGAGCGCGCTGGCGTGCCAAGGACGAGCCACGCCCAGGACGAGCCACGCCCAGGGCAGGGGCGGCGACCGGCGACGGGACGCTGCGGATCGTCCCGCCGCCGGCCGAGCCCTGACTACGCGCCGTCGACCAGCAGCGCCAGGATCCGCCAGTAGTTGCCGGTCGGGCTGGACAGCCTCA
Protein-coding sequences here:
- the miaB gene encoding tRNA (N6-isopentenyl adenosine(37)-C2)-methylthiotransferase MiaB, producing the protein MNARTYEVRTYGCQMNVHDSERLAGLLEDAGYVRAGDGAAADVVVLNTCAVRENADNKLYGNLGHLASVKSARDGMQIAVGGCLAQKDRSEITRRAPWVDVVFGTHNVGSLPALLDRARVEQEAQVEIVEALETFPSDLPSRRESPYAAWVAISVGCNNTCTFCIVPALRGRERDRRPGDVLAEVQALVAEGVIEVTLLGQNVNAYGVEFGDRYAFGKLLRTVGAVDGLERVRFTSPHPRDFTDDVIAAMAETPTVMPQLHMPLQSGSDRVLRAMRRSYRQERYLGIVEKVRRAMPHAAITTDIIVGFPGETDADFEDTLHVVREARFASAFTFQYSKRPGTPAATMDDQVPPEVVRERYQRLAELVEEVAWAESLAFVSRDVEVLVAEGEGRKDGATHRLSGRARDNRLVHFSIPDGAASPRPGDMVTVQVSYAAPHHLVADGPTYELRRTRAGDAYERATTAPAAAAPGVLLGMPTVGAPAPLPVADTAPACGHA